One segment of Paraburkholderia sp. PGU19 DNA contains the following:
- a CDS encoding shikimate dehydrogenase, producing MNIDGATRLYAIIGDPVAQVRSPSVYTAHFARHDIHAVMFAAQASRDSFDTAMRGLMSLGNLDGLLITSPHKAAALAFADHLSTRAQIVGAINALRREPDGSWTGDMFDGVGFVSAAQKVMPLSGKHVLLFGCGGAGAAIAAELATHGVHAISLVDPDANRARTLRDALAEHFRGCDVSVGNDGAKHDVVVNASIVGMKADDGLPGDPGAIGAGSLVGDVVLRPPATPTVLVGLARERGAHVVTGQDMHGAQVDAILEFFDQGAR from the coding sequence ATGAACATCGACGGCGCTACCCGGCTGTACGCGATCATCGGCGACCCTGTCGCGCAGGTGCGCTCGCCATCGGTGTACACCGCGCACTTCGCGCGCCATGACATCCATGCCGTGATGTTCGCCGCGCAAGCCAGCCGCGATTCGTTCGATACAGCGATGCGTGGACTGATGTCGCTTGGCAACCTCGACGGCTTGCTGATCACGTCGCCGCACAAGGCCGCCGCGCTCGCATTCGCCGACCATCTGTCGACGCGGGCGCAAATCGTCGGCGCGATCAATGCACTGCGTCGCGAGCCCGATGGAAGCTGGACGGGCGACATGTTCGACGGCGTCGGGTTCGTGAGTGCGGCGCAGAAGGTCATGCCGCTCAGTGGAAAGCACGTGCTGCTGTTCGGCTGCGGCGGCGCGGGCGCCGCGATTGCCGCAGAGCTGGCGACGCACGGCGTCCACGCGATTTCGCTCGTCGATCCCGATGCGAATCGGGCGCGGACTTTACGCGATGCGTTGGCCGAACATTTTCGCGGTTGCGATGTGAGCGTCGGCAATGACGGCGCAAAGCACGACGTCGTTGTCAACGCTTCTATCGTCGGGATGAAGGCCGATGATGGCTTGCCTGGCGATCCAGGTGCGATTGGCGCAGGAAGTTTGGTGGGCGACGTCGTGCTGAGGCCGCCCGCCACGCCGACTGTGCTCGTAGGACTCGCGCGCGAACGAGGCGCCCATGTGGTCACCGGACAGGACATGCACGGCGCCCAGGTCGACGCGATCCTCGAATTCTTCGACCAAGGAGCCCGATGA